The nucleotide window ACGCCGCGCCCTCCGGTGGCCTCCAGCACCTGCTCCTGGAAGTGCAGCGAGCGCGAGTTCATGACGTGGCGCACGCCCTGGGCCTGGAGGAAAGCCCACTTGGGCGGGCTGGCCGTGGCCAGCACCTCGGCGCCCAGGCGCTGGCAGAGCCGCAGCGCCGCCTGGCCCACGCCTCCCGCCGCCGCGTGGATCAGCACCCGGTCTCCCGGGCGGATTCGCGCCAGCGAGACGAGCGAGTGCCACGCGGTCATGAACACCGAGGGCGCCGCCGCGGCGTCCAGGAAGCTCAACCCGTCCGGCATGGGGATGAGCTCCTCGACGGGCAGCGTGACGTGGCTGGCCAGGCACGCGTCGCCGAGGGCAATCACGCGCTCGCCGAGCCGCGACGCCGGGACGCCGGGGCCCACGCGGGTGATGGTGCCCGCGCACTCCAGGCCCAGCGTCCGCGAGCCGTCGGGTTTCTTTAGCATCGCCAGGGCGAAGAGCACGTCCTTGAAGTTGAGGGCGGAGGCGCGCACCTCCACCTCGGCCTCGCCGGGCCCGGGCGGGCGGCGCTCCACCGGGGCCTGGCTCAGCCGCTCCAGGGCTCCGGACGGATCCAGGGTCAGCTGGAAGGACGGAGCTTGGGTGGGCTCTCCCGAGGGCAGCGCGTCCTTCATCCGCTCCCAGCGGGCGATGAACCGCAGGCCCCGCCGGAAGGCGATCTGCTCCTCGCCCTCGTGGGCGAGCACCTCTTGCGTGAGCTGCCGCACCTCCAGCTCTGGCGGGGCGCGCCGGGGGCCGGGCTCCAGGTCCATGTGGAGGCAGCGGAAGGCGGGCCGCTCCATCCGGAACGTGTTGAACAGGCCCAGCAGCGCGGCCTGCTCCACGTGGACGGGGGCGGGGCGCTCACCGGGCGAGAAGGCGCCCCGGGTGATGAGCTGCACCGTCATCTCCCGGAACGGGCCCAGGGCCTGGATGAGGCGCAGCAGCGGGCCGCAGCCGAGCACCTGCGCGGACTCCAGGGCCTGAGCGGGCTCGGGGGTGGCCCCCACGAGATCCAATCCCCAGAGGTAGAGCACCCCGGGCGGGTCGCGGCGCGCCGCGCCGGGAGCGGCAGGGGCGCACACCGCTTCCATCAAGGCGGTGAAGTGCTCGGGGCGCGAGGGATCCAGGTGGTAGTGCCCGCCGTCCTGGTGCAGCGCCGGGCTGCCCGGAGAGGGATGCACGAGGAGGCACCCGGCCTGGGCTTCTTCCAGGGCGCGCGCCATCGCGAGCCCCACGCCCGCCCGGTCCGTGAAGATGAGCCAACGGTTCGGGGCGGTGGAGGCGGTGGAGGCGGCGGCGCCTCCCGTGCCGAGGGCCCGCTGGGGCCACAGGAAGGAATAGAGGAACTCCGCCGGGTCCCCTTCGAGGATGCGCCGCAGGGAGGCCTCATGGGTTTGCAGCACCTGCAAGCCCGTGACGAGCGCGATGCGCTGGCCGGCGTCATCGAACAGATGGACATCGGTCCGGGCCACGCGGGAGTCCTCGCCCTCGGCGGGATGCCGGACGATGTACGCCTGGCAGCGGCCCTCGGGCTTCTTCCACCAGTGCAGCGCCTCGATGCCCGTGGGCAGGTAGGTGGTGTTGCCGTCGAGGAAGGCGAGCGCCATCGCCTGGAAGGCCGAGTCCAGGAGCGCGGGGTGCAAGCAATACGAGGCGCTCTCGCCGCGGAGGGCCTCGGTCAGCTCCACGCGGCCGAGCACCTGCCCGTCCCGGGCCCGGAGTTCCTTCAGCCCCTGGAAGGTGGGCCCGTAGGCCAGCCCGCGCTGGCGCATGCGCTCGTAGAACGCCTGGGGCGCCAGGCCCGGGGGCAAGTCCCGCGAGAAGGACTCGGGCAGCGGCGGTACGGGGGCGTCCAGCGGCTCCCCGGCGAGCAGCCCCTGCACGTGGAGCTTCCAGGGGACGGCGTCGCCTTCGCTCGCGGCGCTCTGGCTGGTGATCTGAAACGCGAACCCGCCCGAGCTGTGCGGCTTGAGGGTGGTGCGGACGCGCGTCTTCGTGTCCGCGGACAGGGCCAGGGCGGCGCGGATGGCCACGTTCTTCACGGTGGGCCGGGCGTTCGGCAGGGCAATCGTCCCCGCGGCGAGGGCCAGCTCCAGGAAGCCCGCCGCCGGCACGAGGGCATGGTCAAACACCCGGTGGTCCGTGAGGTAGCCCGGGCTTCGCTCATCCAGCTCGGCCTCGAAGACATAGGCCTCATCCCGGGAGCTTCGGGCCGCCACCCGGCGTCCGAGCAGCGGGTGCACGGGCGCCGCCGAGGGCTGCGCGCCCAGCTGAGGGACGGCGTAGGCCGGGAACCAGTAGTGCTCCCGCTGGAAGGGGTAGGTGGGCAGCACGTCCAGCTTGTGCCGGGGGTCATCCCGGTCCACCGCCACCCAGTCCACGGGGGCTCCCGCGGTGTACAGCTCGCCCAGGCTGGCGAGCAGCTGCTCCCAGTCGCGCGGCACCGCGGTGAGGCTGGGCAACCACTTCAGCTCGGGATCCGAAAGGCCATGGCGGCCCAGGGCCACCAGCGTGGGCCGGGGGCCGATCTCCAGGAAGTGGCGGCAGCCCAGGCGGTGCATCGCCTCGAGGCCGGCGTGGAAGCGCACCGGCTCGCTCACGTGGCGGACCCAGTAGTCCGCCTGGGCCACCTCTTCCGAGAGCGAGGTGCCGGTGAGGTTGGAGATGAACTCCAGCTTCGGCGGGGCGTAGTGCACCCGCTGGGCCACCTGGGCAAAGGCCTCCAGCATCGGCCGCATCAGGGGCGAGTGGAAGGCGTGGGAGACCTCCAGCACCTTCGGGGCAGGGCCGTTCTGGGCGAACGCCTCGGCCAGCGCCTGCAGCCGCTGCCGGGAGCCCGAGACAATGACTTGCCGGGGGCCGTTGACCGCGGCCAGGGAGACTTCGTCCGGGAAGGGGGCGATGAGCTGCCGGACGGTCTCCTCATCGGCCGCGAAGGCCATCATGGCCCCGCCTTCCGGAAGGGCGCCCATCAACCGGCCCCGCGCCGCGACGAGCTTCAGCCCATCCTCCAGGCTGAAGACACCGGCGACACACGCCGCGACATACTCGCCCAGGCTGTGGCCCATCACCGCCGCGGGCTGCACGCCCCAGGACTGCCAGAGCAGGGCCAGCGCGTACTCGAGCGCGAAGAGCAGGGGCTGTGCGTACTCCGTCCGGTGGATCCGCGCGGCCTCCGCCTCCGGGCCATACAACACCTCCTTCAAGGACCAGCCCACCTCGGCGGCGAGGAGGGTGTCGCACTGGTCCATGGTCTTCCGGAAAGTGGGCTGGGTGGCGTACAGCTCTCGCCCCATGCCCAGGAGCTGGGAGCCCTGGCCGGTGAAGAGGAAGCCCACGCTGGGGGGACGGTTGCGCACCAGCCCCCGCGAGCTTCCAGGCGGCGTCTGGCCCTGGCGCGCGGCCTTCAGCCGTGCGAGCAGCTCCTGCGGCGAGCCCGCCTGAAGGGCCAGCCGGTGCGAGAAGTGCGAGCGCCCCGCGTTCGCCGAGTGGCACACGTCCGCCAGCGGCAGCTCCGGGTGCTTCTCCAGCAACGCCACGTAGGCCTCCACCAGCGCTTCCAGCGCGCTTTCGGTCTTCGCCGAGAGCGCGAGCAGGTGCCGGGGCCGCTCCACCGCCTGGGCGGAGGGCTCCTGCCGGGGGGGCTCCTCCACCACCAGGTGCGCGTTGGTCCCGCTGAAGCCGAAGGAGCTGACGCCGGCCACGCGCTTGCGCTCGGAGGCCGGCCACGGCGTGAGGCGCGTGGGCACCCGGAAGGGCAGCTTGTTCCAGGGGATGCGGGAGCTGGGCTTCTGCAGGTGCAGGTTCGGCGCGATGGCGCCGTGGTTCAGCTGCAGAATGACCTTGATGAGCCCGCCGATGCCGGCCGCGGACTCCATGTGCCCGATGTTCGTCTTGGCCGAGCCCACCCACAGCGGCCGGTCCGCGCCGTGGTTGCCGGCGAAGACCTCGCCCAGGGCGTTCATCTCGATGGGGTCCCCCAGGGCGGTCCCGGTGCCGTGCGCCTCGATGTAGTCCACGGCGGAGGGCTCCAGGCCGGCGTTCTCCAGGGCCTTGCGGATGACCTGGCGCTGGGCGGGCCCGCTGGGCGCGGTCAGCCCGCCGCTCGGGCCGTCCTGGTTGACGGCGCTGCCGCGGATGACCGCGAGGATGGGGTCCTTGTCCCGCTTCGCGTCGGCCAGGCGCTTGAGGACAACCATGCCCACGCCCTCGCTGCGCACGTACCCGTTGGCGGACTCGTCGAAGGTCTTGCAGCGGCCCTCGGGCGAGAGCATGTGCGCCCGCGACAGCAGCACGTGGCCCAGCGGCGCGAGCATGAGGTTGACGCCGCCGGCCAGCGCCGCGTCCGTCTCCCGGCGCCGCAGGCTCTCGCACGCCAGGTGCACGGCGACGAGCGCGGACGAGCACGCCGTGTCGAGCGTCATGCTGGGGCCATGCAGGCCCAGCACATAGGACAGCCGCCCCGAGGCGGGGCTGTGGGCGCTGCCCGTGCTGGCGGTGGCGTCGGCCTCCTCCTCCGGCACGCACTGGGCCATGAGCGCCGCGTAGTCCGTGCAGGTGAGCCCCACGTAGACGCCCGTCTCGCTGTCATACAGCGAGCTGGGTGGAATACAGGCCCGCTCCAGCGCCTCCCACGCCACTTCCAGAATCAGCCGCTGCTGCGGGTCCATGTACATGGCCTCGCGCGGCGAGATGCGGAAGAACTGCGCGTCGAAGACCGAGTGCCCGCTCATGAAGCCGCCCTCGCGGGTGCAGATCTTCCCGGGCGCGTCGGGATCCGGATCGTAATACTTGTCCGAATCCCAGCGGTCCCCGGGGATGGGGGAGATGGCGTCGCCGCCGGACTCCAGCAGCGCCCAGAACTCCTCCGGCGTCTGGATGCCTCCGGGGAGGCGGCACGCCATGCCCACCACGGCGATGGGCTCCGGGTTCGCCGTCTTCGCGGCCTCCGCCGCCTCCAGTTTGAGGCGCATGGACTTGAGGGCGAGGAGCGCCTCGTTGAGCAGTTTGGGATAGTTGGGCGGGGAGGGGGGGGGCATGGCCGGTTCTCGGGATTAAGGGTTTTTCAGCGCCTGCAGCTCCGCCGCGAGCAGCTCCGCGAGCTGTTCCTCGGACAGGGCCGGGTCTTCGCCGGAGGGGGGAGGGGGCGCGCGGGGCGCCGGGGGCGGGGGCGCCGCGGGCCCGGGGGCCTTGAGCCGCGCGGCTTCCAGCAGGAAGCCCGTCAGGGCCTCCAGGTTGGGCTGATCAAAGGCCAGGGAGCTGTTGAGCTCCAGCTCCAGCTCCTGCTCCAGCAGGCCCTTGAGCTCGACCGCCTTGATCGAGTCCACGCCCAGCTCCATGAGGTTGTCGCGCGGGCCAATCTCCGCGGGCTCCATGCCCAGGCGGGGACCGAGCTGCTCCTGGAGGAAGTCCATGAGCAGCCGGGCGCGGCGCTGGGGCGAGGCGGCCCGCAGCGAGGCAATGAGACGGTCCTTGCCTGCCCCGGGGGGCAGGCCTTGTGGGTGGGTCACGGGATTCTCCTTGAAGGGGGACGGTGGGGGCTCAGGCCCCGAGGGAAGCTGCGGGCGGGGCGTCGGACTCGCCCGTGATGGCGATCAGCGGCTCGCCTTCACTCATGCCCCCATGGCCATCCTCGAAGCGGCAGTACGTCTTGAGGAACATGGACTTGCCCCGGCTCATCACCTTGCTGATCTCCACGCGCCCGGTGAAGTGCGCGGACTTCATCTGCCGGCGGAACGAGCTGGAGAACTGGACGATGAGGAAGTCCGAGAGCTGCCGGCGGCGGTACTCCTCGATGCTCCAGGAGGCCAGGGGCTCCAGCTGACGGGACGCGCAGGTGGCCAGCAGGTAGTAGGCGAGCTGGTTGTAACAAATGTTGAATTCGACAGCGTTGAAGTGCCCCGTGTCCGCGATGTAGCAGGATTCCGGAATGGAGAAGGTTCCCACGGCCGCCGCCCGGACCGCCCGGGAGCGGGTCTCCGGCGGCAGCACACCCTCGTGCTCCAGGTGCGCGCGCAGCAGGTAGCGGCAGTGTGGTTTGTAGGGCAACAGCACCTGCTGGAGCAGGGCTGGATCTTCCACGATGAGGGGGGAGGCCTTGGGCTCGATGGCGCTCATGGGTTAGCTCTTGTAGAAGGGCAGCTCGTCGTAGATGCCAATGCGGTAGCTCTTGCTCGGCTCCCCCAGCGGGTTGTCAGACGCCTTGTGCAACAGGGCCCGGTTCTCCCAGAGCAAGATGTCACCGGGCTGGTAGGAATACGTCTGCACGTGGGCGTCCTGCTCGATGAAGGCAAACAGCTTTGCCATCAGCGCGCGGTTCTCCTCGTGAGACAGGCCTTCGAGGCCCGTGGTGAAACCACTGCTCACATAGAGGCTCTTGCGGCCCGTGAGCGGGTGCTCGATGACCGCCGGGTGGGTGATGGCGGGCACCTGCTTCTCCACCGCGGCGACGATGTCGACGAGGGCCTTGTCGATGTCCTCGGGCGTGATTTTGTAGCGCCACTTGCCCTCCTGGATGGCGCGGCGGCCCTCCACCAGGGCGCGCAGCTCGGCGGGCAGCGCCTCGTACACGCGCTGCATGTCGATGAAGTAAGTCTCCCGCTTCGCCGTGGGGAGGATCTGTGGGTAGACCATGACGAGCGGCAGCGGCTCCTGGAAGAACTGGTAGTCCGTGTGCCAGTAGCGGCCCGTCCCCGAGACGCCCACCTTCTTGCCATCCTCGAGCACGTTGGAGGAGACGAAGAGCTCGGGGTACTTGGGGTGGTGGTAGTTCTGCTGGAAGTAGACCTGGGGCCTGCCGATCTTCCGCGAGAACTCGATGTATTCCTCGGGCGAGGGACTCTGCCCATGGAAGATGACGAGCTTGTGTTCGTAGATCGCCTGGCGGATGCGCTTGGCATCCTCGGCGGTCGTGGCCCGGAGATCCAACTGAGAGATCTCCGCGCCAATACGTCCCGGTGAGAGGGGTTGAATTTTCATGGGGGGCAACCTCGCGCGGGAGGCAATGCCCCCCGGGAACGGTGTCTGTGTTGTGATTCGAGCACTGTGAGGGAGGGGTCTGACATGCTCGAAAAACCAGACAAGCGGCACAGGTCTGTCAGACGTCCGCGCTATGCCCTACCGTCATGAGCAATCGAAACGGCTGGGAGAAAAATGTCGTCGAGCGGCTCGTGAGCTTGGTGGAGACCCGCGCTCAGCCCCTGGCCGGGCGCATGGTGCCCATCCCGGTGGAGCACTACCGCTCGCGCGAACGATTGGAGTTGGAGCGGCGCCACGTGTTCGAGCGCTTCCCCCTGGTGGTTGGCTTCAGCACCCAGATCCGCGAGCCCGGGAGCTTCTTCACCCACGACGCCTCGGGTGTCCCCATCGTGGTGACGCGCGATACCTCGGGGGTCCTCCGGGCCTTCCTCAATGTGTGCAGGCACCGGGGCGCGAAGCTGGCCGGGGAGGCGTGCGGCTCGGGCCGCACGGTGCTCGCGTGCCGGTATCACGGCTGGCGCTACGGGCTGGATGGCAAGCTGCGCGCCGTGCCGGGGCTGAAGAGCTTCCCGGAGCTCAACCGGGAGGAGCGGGGGCTCGTGCCGCTTCCGGTGGCCGAGCGGCATGGCCTCGTCTTCGTCCGGCCCACGCCCGGCGAGCCGCTGGAGCTGGAGGCGTTCCTGGGGCCGGTGTTCGAGGAGCTGGAGTCGTATGGTTTCTCGCGCCGCGTGGTCTTCGAGTCCTCGGTGCGGACCGTGGCCTGCAACTGGAAGCTGATGGTGGAGACGGTGCTCGAGGCGTACCACATCTCGGTGTTGCACCGGAAAACCGGGGGGCTCGCCTTCGAGGAGAACCTGGTGCTGTTCGATGAGTCCACGCCCCCACACGGCCGCTTCGTGCTGCCGCTGCGAGGGCTCCAGCGGCCGGAAGAGGTGGCGCCGGGGAGCCTCCTTCAGTACGCGAGCCCGCTCTACTGGATGTTCCCCAACAGCGTGATTCTCTTCTCGGGCGCGTTCGCCCACTTCCTGTCGATGTTCCCCCTGGACGAGGGCCACTGCCGGGTTCAGGGCGCCTCGCTCCGGTTGGAGGGCCCCCTCGACGCGGAGGCCCAGGCGGCGCTCCAGCAGGAGTACGGCCAGTACTGGGCCACCATCCTGGAGGACATCTCGGTCACCGAGACCATCCAGGCGGGATTCGGCTCGGGCGCCAACCGGGAGCTCCTCCTGGGGGGGTTCGAGGCCGTGGCGGACACGCACTTCCACGCGGTGCTGGCGCGCCTTCTGAGCCAGGGGTGATGACAACTGTTGTCACCCTGGTGACGGCCGTCACCACCCCCACCGTCCTGGGATGGAGGGCACTGAAGGTTTAGGGGGGAGGTAAACCCCTGAAAACCGAGGGGCACATACGTTTCTCGATTTCTGCGTACATGGCACGGCCATCGCAGGAAGGGAATTTCATGTCCCTTGCCCCCATCTCTTCCCGGAAGCCGGTTGCCCCCCAGCCCCCCGTCGAGCGCGAGAGCGCTGTCGAGAAGAACGAGAAGAAGCCGGAGCAGGGGGCTCCCCCGCCCGAGCCGAAGCAGGCCCAAGCGCCGCTGAGCCAAGCAGTTGACGCGTTCGAGCCCGCGGGGGCGGTGGCCGCGAAGACGCACAGCCTGATCGCCCTTCCCAAGGGCACCCCCGCGGCGGACGTGGAGCGCATCCAGGGGACGATGGCCGCCGGCGCGGAGCTGCTGAAGGCCACCGGTACCAACCCTCCCCCCGAGCCGGTCCAGCCGCAGAGCGTCTCCGGGGAGGAGCTCGCGAAGCAGGAAGTGGACGTGAAGACGGTGGGAGACCGCCGCAAGGACATCGAGGACACGCAGCGCAAGCTGCACGAGGAGACCACGAAGAAGACGGAGGAGCTCTTCGCCCAGGCGGACGGCACGGCGCCGGTGGACCTGAACACCGAGGTGAACAAGCTCTCAGACTCCGAGGCGGAGCTGGTGCGCCGCAATGACAGCGGCGACATGGTGGAGCGCACCGTGGCGAGCCGGGGCGCGGATGGCGCGGTGGCCCTGGACACATCCTCTTATGAGGATGGCGTCAACCGGCGGGACCGGGTGGCCACCAAGCCTGATGGCAGCTCGCGCGTGCAGCGCGCCGAGTGGGCCTCCGAGACGAACGAGGTGGCCCAGCCCAAGTCCTTCGAGGACATCGAGAAGGCGCGCGACAGGAACCTCACCTACACGAGCAACGACGTGCGCTACGAGGAGGGTCGGCTCAAGGTGGACGAGTACGCCCAGGCCGACGGTGGGATTACCGGCAGCCGCACGAGCTTCTACGAGCAGAAGGGCGACAAGGGCATCGACAACAAGCTGGACAAGCCCTTCGACTACGACAAGCCGGTGGAGCGGACCGATACCTATACGTACAGCATTCCGCCCCCGGGCGAGGATGGCTCCCAGGGCCACCCCCAGTACAACCGCACGCAGACGTTCTCGCAGGATGGGGTGCAGGCCACCTCCTACGTGGACCGCGAGCTGGACGGGCACACGCAGTACGCGGGCGAGGGCCCCCACAACCGCGAGGACGCGGACCGCGTGCGGGATGAGTACGGCAAGAACGGCGGCGAGGACTACGACGCCAACGAGGGCAAGCCGCCCAAGCGCTGGCTGATGGAGGTCCAGAAGGGCCCGGATCAGATGCAATCGCAGACCTTCATCGAGGGCACGCCGGCCGCCACCATCAAGACGACGAAGACGCGCGAGGGCAGCACCGTGCGCGAGAGCTACGAGGGGAAGACCTTCAAGCCCGACGAGTCGGGGAAGCTGGCGGACGTGAAGGGCGAGTCCGCCCGCACGTACGCGCAGGACGGCTCCCTGGAGAAGATGGACGCGACGAGCACCGACGCGGACGGCTCCTCGACGGAGCAGCACTACAACAGCAGCCGCCGGGCCACCGACGCGGGGCTGGAGCTGAGCGAGTCCCTGAAGACCCAGCGCACGGTGGACGGCAAGACGAGCGCGTCGCTGCGCGAGGACACCTCGCTGCTGTCCGGCGAGGGCGCGCAGCTGCTCAACTCCCGCAACACCGTCACCGACGCCGACGGGCGCCAGGCCGTCCACGAGCTGGGCCAGGGCGGCGAGCGGATGACGCTCTCCGGGCCCGGGGGCGCGGACCCGCGCGACATCGCCGATCCGGAGTCGCTGGGCGATGACCCCACCGGCAAGGAGTTGCTGCTCCAGGCGGGCATCTCCACCTCCAGCACCGTCAGCTCCTACCTGAACAACGGCGGGGCCCGCTCGCTGGAGATGCTGAGCAACCTGGGCCAGGACGCGCACCGGCTGCCGGTGCTGGCCTCGAAGGTGCTCGGCGGCGACACGATGCTGAAGGGGCTGGAGGGCGCGCGCGGGGGCATGTCCGCGCTCGGAGGCGTGGCGGGGGTGGTGGCCGGCGGGATGGAGCTGGCCGAGGGCATCCGCAAGAAGAACGTGCCGGACATCTTCAAGGGCCTGTTCGACACCGGCATGGGCCTCTCCAACATGTACCAGGGCGGCAAGGCCTTCTTCGATGCCATCAAGGGCGTCACGGACACGGCCGCGGACGCGTCGGGCACGGTGGCCAAGGGCATGGGCAACTGGGCCAGCGTGCTGGGCAACACGAAGGTGGCCGGCGCGGTGAGCTCCACCGTGCTCAACTCCGTGAAGGGCATGGGCGGCCTGGGCAAGGTGGCCGGCGCCGCGGCGGAGCTGGGCGCCAAGGGGCTGAGCGCGCTCAAGAGCATGGGCGGCTTCATGAACGTGGCCGGCGCGGCGGTGGGCACGGGCCTGGGCATCATGGACATCGTCGGTGGCGCCCAGAGCAAGGACGGCGCGCAGATCGCCAAGGGCGCCGTGGGGGTCGCGGGCAGCCTCGGCGGCGCCATCGCGGCGGGCGCCATCGGTGGCCCCCTGGGCATGGCGGTGGGGCTCGGGGTGGGG belongs to Stigmatella erecta and includes:
- a CDS encoding type I polyketide synthase — translated: MPPPSPPNYPKLLNEALLALKSMRLKLEAAEAAKTANPEPIAVVGMACRLPGGIQTPEEFWALLESGGDAISPIPGDRWDSDKYYDPDPDAPGKICTREGGFMSGHSVFDAQFFRISPREAMYMDPQQRLILEVAWEALERACIPPSSLYDSETGVYVGLTCTDYAALMAQCVPEEEADATASTGSAHSPASGRLSYVLGLHGPSMTLDTACSSALVAVHLACESLRRRETDAALAGGVNLMLAPLGHVLLSRAHMLSPEGRCKTFDESANGYVRSEGVGMVVLKRLADAKRDKDPILAVIRGSAVNQDGPSGGLTAPSGPAQRQVIRKALENAGLEPSAVDYIEAHGTGTALGDPIEMNALGEVFAGNHGADRPLWVGSAKTNIGHMESAAGIGGLIKVILQLNHGAIAPNLHLQKPSSRIPWNKLPFRVPTRLTPWPASERKRVAGVSSFGFSGTNAHLVVEEPPRQEPSAQAVERPRHLLALSAKTESALEALVEAYVALLEKHPELPLADVCHSANAGRSHFSHRLALQAGSPQELLARLKAARQGQTPPGSSRGLVRNRPPSVGFLFTGQGSQLLGMGRELYATQPTFRKTMDQCDTLLAAEVGWSLKEVLYGPEAEAARIHRTEYAQPLLFALEYALALLWQSWGVQPAAVMGHSLGEYVAACVAGVFSLEDGLKLVAARGRLMGALPEGGAMMAFAADEETVRQLIAPFPDEVSLAAVNGPRQVIVSGSRQRLQALAEAFAQNGPAPKVLEVSHAFHSPLMRPMLEAFAQVAQRVHYAPPKLEFISNLTGTSLSEEVAQADYWVRHVSEPVRFHAGLEAMHRLGCRHFLEIGPRPTLVALGRHGLSDPELKWLPSLTAVPRDWEQLLASLGELYTAGAPVDWVAVDRDDPRHKLDVLPTYPFQREHYWFPAYAVPQLGAQPSAAPVHPLLGRRVAARSSRDEAYVFEAELDERSPGYLTDHRVFDHALVPAAGFLELALAAGTIALPNARPTVKNVAIRAALALSADTKTRVRTTLKPHSSGGFAFQITSQSAASEGDAVPWKLHVQGLLAGEPLDAPVPPLPESFSRDLPPGLAPQAFYERMRQRGLAYGPTFQGLKELRARDGQVLGRVELTEALRGESASYCLHPALLDSAFQAMALAFLDGNTTYLPTGIEALHWWKKPEGRCQAYIVRHPAEGEDSRVARTDVHLFDDAGQRIALVTGLQVLQTHEASLRRILEGDPAEFLYSFLWPQRALGTGGAAASTASTAPNRWLIFTDRAGVGLAMARALEEAQAGCLLVHPSPGSPALHQDGGHYHLDPSRPEHFTALMEAVCAPAAPGAARRDPPGVLYLWGLDLVGATPEPAQALESAQVLGCGPLLRLIQALGPFREMTVQLITRGAFSPGERPAPVHVEQAALLGLFNTFRMERPAFRCLHMDLEPGPRRAPPELEVRQLTQEVLAHEGEEQIAFRRGLRFIARWERMKDALPSGEPTQAPSFQLTLDPSGALERLSQAPVERRPPGPGEAEVEVRASALNFKDVLFALAMLKKPDGSRTLGLECAGTITRVGPGVPASRLGERVIALGDACLASHVTLPVEELIPMPDGLSFLDAAAAPSVFMTAWHSLVSLARIRPGDRVLIHAAAGGVGQAALRLCQRLGAEVLATASPPKWAFLQAQGVRHVMNSRSLHFQEQVLEATGGRGVDVVLNSLNGDFIPANLKVLAQGGRFIEIGKLGIWPPEQVAAVRPDLTYHAFDLSEASAEVRNGLRKSLAEVLGWMATGSVEPLPVERFPLSHVQTAFRHLSQARNIGKVVIDLPRREAADERPVIRPQGTYLLTGGLGALGLEVTQWLVKQGARSLVLLGRQGPGAEAHALLERLRATGVRVEVLQADVTDLAQLTQVMAHLRTAGLAPLAGVLHAAGLLDDGTLQELTEERFQKVMRPKVQGTWNLHLVTKDLPLDFFVCFSSMSSALGSLGQANYAAANAFMDVLMHQRRAQGLPGLSINWGSWASVGMAATLDPQQRKQAAARGIHTLPTPLALAALGILLRGDLPQAGVAAIDWERFIRQVRLGTPLKLVESLMTGAARGKSTTPAEPPELFRARLREASPSQRRELLLGFSRGLLARMLGFSSPEKIDPHHRLVELGIDSLSSVELKNHLEITLGCSLPAALLFDFPTLDALTQHLHDEVLGYGRTADVGPTKATG
- a CDS encoding acyl carrier protein, producing MTHPQGLPPGAGKDRLIASLRAASPQRRARLLMDFLQEQLGPRLGMEPAEIGPRDNLMELGVDSIKAVELKGLLEQELELELNSSLAFDQPNLEALTGFLLEAARLKAPGPAAPPPPAPRAPPPPSGEDPALSEEQLAELLAAELQALKNP
- a CDS encoding FcoT family thioesterase yields the protein MSAIEPKASPLIVEDPALLQQVLLPYKPHCRYLLRAHLEHEGVLPPETRSRAVRAAAVGTFSIPESCYIADTGHFNAVEFNICYNQLAYYLLATCASRQLEPLASWSIEEYRRRQLSDFLIVQFSSSFRRQMKSAHFTGRVEISKVMSRGKSMFLKTYCRFEDGHGGMSEGEPLIAITGESDAPPAASLGA
- a CDS encoding TauD/TfdA dioxygenase family protein → MKIQPLSPGRIGAEISQLDLRATTAEDAKRIRQAIYEHKLVIFHGQSPSPEEYIEFSRKIGRPQVYFQQNYHHPKYPELFVSSNVLEDGKKVGVSGTGRYWHTDYQFFQEPLPLVMVYPQILPTAKRETYFIDMQRVYEALPAELRALVEGRRAIQEGKWRYKITPEDIDKALVDIVAAVEKQVPAITHPAVIEHPLTGRKSLYVSSGFTTGLEGLSHEENRALMAKLFAFIEQDAHVQTYSYQPGDILLWENRALLHKASDNPLGEPSKSYRIGIYDELPFYKS
- a CDS encoding aromatic ring-hydroxylating oxygenase subunit alpha, whose translation is MSNRNGWEKNVVERLVSLVETRAQPLAGRMVPIPVEHYRSRERLELERRHVFERFPLVVGFSTQIREPGSFFTHDASGVPIVVTRDTSGVLRAFLNVCRHRGAKLAGEACGSGRTVLACRYHGWRYGLDGKLRAVPGLKSFPELNREERGLVPLPVAERHGLVFVRPTPGEPLELEAFLGPVFEELESYGFSRRVVFESSVRTVACNWKLMVETVLEAYHISVLHRKTGGLAFEENLVLFDESTPPHGRFVLPLRGLQRPEEVAPGSLLQYASPLYWMFPNSVILFSGAFAHFLSMFPLDEGHCRVQGASLRLEGPLDAEAQAALQQEYGQYWATILEDISVTETIQAGFGSGANRELLLGGFEAVADTHFHAVLARLLSQG